One Pocillopora verrucosa isolate sample1 chromosome 10, ASM3666991v2, whole genome shotgun sequence genomic window carries:
- the LOC131780844 gene encoding uncharacterized protein: MAVMYTSEQLNYYRICRVVTDIMTEGLREIFKQEWNNRYKTTQGEWKDSSKNGIDFFKMESMGNRQAHECTWSTLVRGDTAEWDSTALFHAILYSNAIYNLNRNVRRHVNSLRKFRNEFVYLSQGCLSDARFNSAIAKVENAFGALGLDMNSIREIKHQTSFFTEELQCVCKEVDNFRLKLKEKEELLQAVMEERDSLQSQLLCDVSPFCILPPLPSHDISSRDCEVAEIVKTLKRLKCGNENTLTCLYLSGNPGSGKSQLARLVGKRFYEEFQKSGDSSFVMTLNARSSKELLASYISLARNCKCAEYTLTKIMSAKDLNTDEKISNLMTLISAKITHYTSWLLVADNVTIGSNVHVHLPSAGDEQWARGQVLVTTQDTASIPLRSSSIEHISITQGMYPVDARLLLQQLSGIMDCEMAEEVARALDFQPLALAGAAIYVRELRSVTKSFDWNDYHAKLKSGLRASTEMILSKTNQSYGRSMTEAVTAALEEAMASDMILNRVLIFLSVCAPRPLSVNVIVSYIMNMDDNCEDKDVITLKMKKSCLLLFHEDENGTFVRVHQIVHEVLKGYVKKSLPTDFLKSVRRALRAFCQVLGDSPVGDLPDNIVPHLEAIIMEISFQDLDFQNITLAIPHSFVTKCGKLCESQGRLVSAKKYFQLALSLTISKDEMEEAKIKSLIASVDVRLGDLNEALSYYESALAIFSKVLGPQHLEVAAACSCIGSVLQKMNELQKALDYLLRAIKIQQNALGSEHVEVARNYNTLGTLFCALHDLTQAKEYHQRALAIYLKEEGPEHVDVATSYKELGNVFRATGDLQQAKEYIDRALVIRLKKLDLEHVEVATCFNDLGLVHCELGDLQQAKELFARAVSVFHRKLGPDHNYSATTNSNLGFLHSKMGELYEAKKYYELAYDGFLKLRGPEHVSVANSARALAKVNCDLGNLQEAKRLYQSVLDIYQKLKGPEHTDLAQTYHNLGFVNNEMGEFELARESYERALELGLKKLGCGHVDVATIYSGFGLVLHNMGDLRTAKMHFERALKIYLETLDPENPKVASLYNNMGVLFRTTGDLEKAKDYHVKALAIRRKNFGNDSLQVATTLNDMALVHSEQRDFHQAKECYQCALSIYFAKSGRDHLQVAHVYSNLGSLNSELGELQLAKECYERASHLYLKKLGPENDCVASSFNDLSLVYRQMGDLQQAKSYCDKALAIRRKKK, translated from the coding sequence ATGGCGGTAATGTACACTTCAGAGCAGCTAAACTACTACAGAATTTGTCGTGTTGTCACTGATATAATGACCGAAGGTCTGCgggaaattttcaaacaagagTGGAACAATCGCTACAAAACAACACAAGGAGAATGGAAAGATTCAAGTAAAAATGGAATAGACTTTTTTAAAATGGAATCTATGGGAAACCGACAAGCACATGAGTGTACTTGGAGTACCTTGGTTAGAGGTGACACGGCTGAATGGGATTCTACGGCTCTATTTCATGCCATCCTCTACTCTAATGCTATCTATAATCTTAACCGAAATGTTCGCCGCCATGTGAATTCTCTGAGAAAATTCCGTAACGAATTTGTCTACTTGTCACAAGGATGCCTCTCGGATGCGAGATTTAATAGCGCTATTGCTAAAGTTGAAAATGCATTTGGAGCACTCGGTCTTGACATGAATAGTATTCgagaaataaaacatcaaaccaGTTTTTTCACTGAAGAGTTACAGTGTGTCTGTAAGGAGGTCGATAATTTCAGACTgaaactgaaagagaaagaggAGCTATTACAGGCTGTTATGGAAGAACGAGACTCACTTCAAAGTCAACTACTCTGCGATGTCAGTCCATTTTGCATCCTCCCTCCTCTTCCTTCACACGACATTTCATCTCGAGATTGTGAAGTTGCGGAAATAGTGAAAACGCTTAAACGACTTAAGTGTGGAAATGAAAACACCCTAACATGCCTGTACTTGTCAGGAAATCCTGGAAGTGGAAAATCACAGCTGGCCCGTTTAGTTGGCAAGCGGTTCTACGAAGAATTCCAAAAGTCTGGCGATTCTTCATTTGTAATGACATTGAATGCTCGTAGCTCAAAAGAACTTCTAGCATCGTACATCTCTCTCGCTCGAAATTGTAAATGTGCAGAGTATACATTGACGAAGATTATGAGCGCTAAGGATTTGAACACAGACGAGAAGATTTCaaatctcatgaccttaataaGCGCAAAGATTACGCATTATACTTCGTGGCTGTTGGTGGCTGACAATGTCACAATCGGATCTAATGTCCATGTCCATTTGCCAAGTGCAGGGGATGAACAGTGGGCAAGGGGGCAGGTGCTGGTTACAACTCAGGACACTGCATCTATCCCTTTAAGAAGCTCTTCCATCGAACATATCTCCATCACTCAAGGTATGTATCCTGTCGATGCCAGGCTTTTGTTGCAGCAGCTCTCAGGAATCATGGACTGCGAGATGGCGGAAGAAGTAGCGCGGGCGTTAGATTTCCAGCCTCTTGCTTTGGCGGGCGCTGCCATTTATGTCAGAGAATTGCGTAGTGTTACCAAGAGTTTTGACTGGAATGACTACCATGCGAAACTAAAGAGCGGCCTTAGAGCAAGTACTGAGATGATCCTTTCAAAGACCAACCAAAGCTATGGAAGATCCATGACCGAAGCAGTAACAGCTGCCTTAGAAGAAGCTATGGCATCCGACATGATCTTAAATCGCGTGTTAATTTTCCTCTCTGTATGTGCACCACGACCACTGAGTGTAAACGTAATTGTTAGTTACATAATGAACATGGATGATAACTGTGAAGACAAAGACGTAATTAcattgaagatgaaaaagagCTGCTTGCTATTATTTCATGAAGATGAGAACGGTACCTTTGTTAGAGTTCATCAGATTGTGCATGAGGTACTGAAAGGATATGTCAAGAAGTCCCTTCCCACAGACTTCTTAAAATCCGTTCGAAGAGCTCTGCGAGCTTTTTGTCAGGTTCTAGGAGATAGCCCTGTGGGTGACTTACCTGACAATATTGTTCCACACCTTGAGGCTATCATCATGGAGATTTCTTTTCAGGACTTGGACTTCCAAAACATCACGCTGGCCATTCCTCATAGTTTTGTTACAAAATGTGGTAAACTGTGCGAGAGTCAAGGTAGATTGGTGTCAGCAAAAAAGTACTTTCAATTGGCGTTATCACTGACGATCAGTAAGGACGAGATGGAAGAAGCAAAAATCAAGTCGTTGATTGCAAGTGTAGATGTACGTTTGGGTGATTTGAACGAGGCCCTTTCTTATTATGAAAGTGCCCTTGCAATCTTTTCGAAAGTCCTTGGACCACAGCATTTAGAAGTTGCAGCTGCATGTAGTTGCATAGGTTCTGTACTACAAAAGATGAATGAACTGCAAAAGGCCTTGGATTACCTTTTGAGGGCTATAAAAATTCAGCAGAATGCCCTTGGTTCCGAGCATGTCGAAGTGGCAAGAAATTACAACACCTTGGGTACCCTTTTCTGTGCCTTGCACGACTTGACACAAGCTAAAGAATACCACCAACGTGCCTTGGCCATTTACTTAAAAGAAGAGGGACCTGAACATGTTGATGTTGCCACGTCTTACAAGGAATTAGGAAATGTTTTCCGTGCAACTGGTGATTTGCAACAGGCAAAAGAGTACATTGATCGTGCGCTGGtaattcgtctgaaaaagcttgacCTTGAGCATGTTGAAGTGGCAACCTGCTTCAATGACCTTGGCCTTGTGCACTGTGAGTTAGGTGACCTACAACAAGCTAAGGAACTTTTCGCTCGTGCGGTATCCGTTTTTCACAGAAAGCTTGGTCCTGATCACAATTATTCTGCAACAACGAATAGTAACTTAGGCTTTTTGCACAGCAAGATGGGTGAACTGTATGAAGCCAAAAAGTATTATGAACTTGCGTACGACGGTTTTCTTAAATTAAGAGGACCCGAGCATGTTAGTGTAGCCAATTCTGCGAGAGCACTTGCCAAAGTAAACTGCGACCTGGGAAACCTGCAGGAGGCCAAACGTCTCTATCAAAGCGTCTTAGACATTTACCAGAAGCTTAAAGGCCCTGAACACACCGATTTGGCACAGACTTATCACAATTTGGGTTTTGTTAACAATGAGATGGGGGAATTTGAGCTGGCGAGAGAGTCTTACGAACGAGCTTTAGAGTTGGGACTCAAGAAGCTAGGATGTGGACATGTTGACGTCGCTACTATTTACAGTGGTTTTGGTCTTGTTCTTCATAACATGGGTGACCTGAGAACTGCAAAGATGCATTTTGAGCGCGcccttaaaatttatttagaaacaCTCGATCCCGAGAATCCAAAAGTTGCATCTTTGTATAATAACATGGGTGTTTTGTTTCGTACCACTGGTGACTTGGAGAAGGCAAAAGATTATCATGTTAAGGCCCTAGCCATCCGTCGTAAAAACTTTGGGAACGACAGTCTGCAAGTGGCAACAACTTTAAACGACATGGCACTTGTGCACTCTGAACAGCGTGACTTTCATCAAGCTAAGGAGTGTTATCAATGCGCTCTGTCCATTTACTTCGCAAAGTCAGGAAGAGATCATTTGCAAGTGGCACATGTTTATAGCAACTTAGGCTCTTTGAACAGCGAGTTAGGTGAGCTTCAGCTAGCAAAAGAATGTTACGAACGTGCTTCTCATTTGTACCTCAAAAAGTTGGGTCCTGAGAATGATTGTGTCGCCAGCTCTTTCAATGATCTTTCCCTTGTGTATCGTCAGATGGGGGATCTTCAACAGGCAAAGAGTTACTGTGATAAAGCTCTAGCCATTCGGCGGAAAAAGAAGTGA